ATTAAAATAATCGTGCGTACATTCTAAAGCTTGCCAATAGTCATATCCTAAACGTCTTTCTGGAGGTATATAAGATGTTCTTCCAATCCCATCCAGATGCCATTTGCCAATAAAAGCAGTATTATAACCAACTTCTTTGCAAGCTTTGGCAAATGATGGCAAGTCAGGATTTAAGGGGTGGTCATTATTAGAGATTCCAGAGTGTAATGGATAGAGACCTGTTATCAGCATTCCTCTGAATGGGGAACAAATGGGATAGGTGCTAACCGCGTTGGTCATTCTTACGCCTTCTTCTGCTAATCGATCCAGATTAGGAGTTTGAATATTAACTCCTCCATAAGAACTCAGTTCGTGTGATCTTAATTGATCGGCAATAACAAATACGATATTAGGTTTTGAGGTGATTTTATGGTCTTTCTCTTTTATTTCTGCAATAGATTGACAACCAAAAATGAATAGTGCCAACATAAAATAGAAAAATGATTTTATTTTTTTCATAAGGAGTTGCTTAGTTTGTATTTGTTGTAATTGTTCCTTTGAGCATGTCATCAAAATTTGGATGCCTTGTCCATACTTCCCTTTTTTCTGGGTTAAAATCAGGATTTTGAATGGGTATTAATGCTTCAGTGTCTTTGATCCAATTTTTTAGAGATCTTAGTAGATCTTCTTTTTTCTCGGGATGATTTTTTGCAACATCATTTGTCTCTCCAATATCAACTTTAAGATTAAATAATTCTTCATGATCGTCTTCATAAAAATAAATCAATTTCCAGTCCCCTTGTCTGATAGCACTTGCAGGTGTTGCATGGTGATAAACAGGATAGTGCCAATAGAGGGTTCGTTCTGTATGATTTTCTTTGTTCAAGAGTGTGTTTACAATACTTTGGCCATCTATTAGTTGATTTTTAGGAAGATTTGTTTTTGCCAATTCAATAAACGTGGGAAAAAAGTCAATACTGCTCACCAAAGCGTCTGATGTACTAGCTGCCTTTATTTTTTTTGGCCATTTTACGATGAGTGGTTCTCTTATACCACCTTCAAAGAGCGTTCCTTTTTCTGCACGCAAAGGCTTATTTGAAGATGCTATATATTGCAACGTGTCCTTTTCGTAATAGTGCAGTTTTTCTTTGGCAATCAAGGGTATTTTATCGTAACGGGTTACCAAACCACCATTGTCGGAAAAAAATACGACTACGGTATCATCTTCAAGATCCAACTCGCTCAAGGTTTTTAATATTCTACCCACACTTGTGTCTACATTTTCAACCATCGCCGCATAAATAGCATTGGATGGATAATCTATCGGTTTTGGTTTTTTTAGATACTTATCAATCAGTTCAGATTGGGCATCTAACTGAACATGAACATCATAATGTGCTAAAAATAAAAAGAATGGCTGTGCTTTATTTTTATTTATGAAATCAATACTCAAATCAGTAAGTGCTTCTGACAGGATCTTCCCCGGAGGAAAATCTGTTTTTGGCGACATCAGATTATTGTAATCAAAAAATCCTCCTCCGTTGTAAACCACACTTTCATCATAACCTTGATTTTTGGGATGGTGTTTTTCCGTATGTCCCAAATGCCACTTTCCAAAGTAACCTGTTTTATATCCTGCACTTTGCAAAACTTCACCAATGGTTTCATAACTTAAAGGGAGAAATTGTGTTTTATTGGATGGAACGGTAAGTTTTTCAAAAGACCTCCAATGTCCTGGTAAAAAATCGTTAAGACCTATTCGTGCTGGATATTGGCCTGTTTGAATGCTGGCTCTACTTGGTGAACATACAGGATTTGCCGCATAGGCATTGCTGAATTGCATTCCTTGTTTCGCTAAGGCTTCAATGTGTGGAGCTTCGTTGAATTGATTCCCATAATTTGGTAAATCTGCCCAACCCATATCATCGGCTAAAATAAAGAGAATGTTCGGTGGTCGCTTTTCTTTTTTTTCAATCTTGTTACAGCTAAATAGCAGTAAGGTGATGAGCACTATACTTCCTATATTCCTCATAGTTTAAATTTTAATACCTATAATTAGCTCTTCTACTTGGGGCATTATCTCCTGCTTGAATAAGATCATCAATGGTTTTTAATGCTGATGGATGATCCACCCAATGGAAGTCAAAACTTAAGTGGTCTTTTGTGGATTTGAATATTTTTTGTGGTACTTCTAACATCAATTGATTGCCTTCTTTTTTATACATAATGTTTTCAACGAAAACCCATCCTTTGTTTGGATGGTAGGTTTTGAGAGATGTTGTATTTTCGTTTTTAACCCCATTATTGATAAGTAAGTCATAGCCATTCCAACCTGTGTTTGGGTTTTGGTCGGTATCAATTAGCAAAAGCATCCAATAAGGATCTGTGTTAGACGAGATGTCATTTGTGGTTTTGATATAAAAAAATACCGAGGTGTTATTGTGGGCGACTTTGGCAAGTTCAAAATCGTTTCGTCCTTTAGTGTCGGTATATGATCCAGCATTTCCCTGTTTTTGACTATGCCGATGTTCAGTGTCTCCAATATGGTCATAATAAATAGACTCAATATCTTCCCATTGCTCAAAATTTTCGTACAGGTCTATATCTTTAAAAGTTTGGGAGGAAGGTTTTTCTACACCTTTGTACTTTCTTATGTTGGCCATCAATTGGTAGTAATAATTATCCGTATGACCGCCTTTCATAGGTTCAATATCTCTGCTGTATTCTTGATTGTACTGATCAATAAAATAGGAGTCTCCTAGATGTAGTTTCTTTCCAACTTTTCCTAAATGTGCTCCAGGATAGAATTTCCATTGCTGCAATTCTTTACTCACATTGAATCTTATGGTTTGCCTTCCAGCCGACCATTCATTCCATCCGGTTACAAAAACAAATTCAGGATCGACTTCCAAAGCCCTTTTCCATTGTTCTTGAAAAAATAATCCATTATTCGTAACAGGTGTCAAGTCAAATTCGTTGAGTTCTGGTTGGTGAAAATTATGAAAACTCCGTCCCATGTTTGATAATGGATGTTGTGCTACAGCAACAGGTACCATTTCTTTTTCTGACGGATCATTGTGCCATGATATTGCTTGCGGATAGTGGTCAATCCATGGCCATTCATCCTGTCCTTCTTCATACCATGGTAAGGAGGTCCAAGCCCAACTTTGCTTCAGAGTGAAGAAATTTTCGATCTCTTCAGAGAATTTAATATCGTTGATTAAATGGCGTTGTGGTTGTTCATGTTGGCCATAGAGTAGAAGTGGTTTGCCCTTCCAAATGAACCATAAATCTTTATAACGTCCTTTGGAATAAAATTCTTCCCATAATGTGTTAACGGATATTTCGCTCCCTAAAAAGGCGATATCAGGGGTTCGTTCGCCTTCTCTACGCATTTTTTTAAAGACTTTACAAATGGTAGAATAGACTTCAAAATAGGTTTTATTGTTGGTCACATCGATAATGATGACGTCTACACCAGCGTCCGTCAATTGTAGCGCATGACGTCGAATGGCCCATTCTTCTTGATTGAGATAGTATCCAATTTCAGGTTCACCCCAATAATGGCTGCCGCTGCCCCATTTAGGATTTTCAGGATTTTTCGCGATGATTTTGCTAACATTAAAAGGTCCTAGAGCGTCGGGATCATTATGGGTAATAAAATAAAACATGCCTACAAAACGATCCTCTTTTTTCGGACCACATTCGTCGTAAGTTGGAAGTTTTCTTCCCAAGGCATCTGTTGCCACCCAAGTATCGCTATGCACATTCCTCAAGGTTTGGATTTTTTTTTTCCTGTATCTACTTTTTGTCTGATCTCATCCCAATTTTCAATGCCGATCATTTTCTTGTATGGATCAAAAACTTCATCTTCTTGGTCTGTCCCAAAGGCTTGATAAACATTCCAAACAGGTTTTATAGCACCTGGTTGATCTTCGTCATCAGGAAAGCGTCGCAGTCCAATCCTTAAACCACCTTCTCGACGGTTATCTTGCCAATTATGATATTGAAATCCATCAATGCCATCTAAGTATTTTATCTTTTTTAAAGCATAAGCCATTCCAGCGGCCTGCTCCTTTAGATCCTGCTCACTATAGGTTGGTGAATTGGTGCCATTTTCTGAGAGATATACAATACGTTTTGTTTTACCCTTAAAAAGCACTTCGGGTTGTTTTACCCAAGCATCTAAAACTTCAGTGTTTTTAAAGGTGATCAGTTGGGTATCAAAATCAAAACTCACTTTTTTGTCCAACCAAGTTTTTGGTTCTCTAAGTGATTCAGGATATGGATGCTGTGCAATTGCCCATTCAAAGTCGCCTTCTGTTTTTGAGAACTGTAAAAGTTGCTCCAATAATTCTTTGGAATGGTAGAAATGCGGATTGGACGTCCAGTTCCAATAATGTGTCAAGGAAATAAACACTTTAGAATTTGAATTGTATTTTCTGGCAATATTGTGAGACATTCGCATGGATTTATGATAAAGATCCATGAATACTAAGGCGGTTTTATCTCCAGCATTGGTCCAAACCCAACCTGCATCAACTTCATTGTGAATGATATAATGATTAATCGTTCCATATTTTTTATCAGGTCGGCTATATCGGTTAGCCAGAAAATCGAGAACGGCGGAATAATATTGTACACCTTCTGGCGTAGTAAAATTAGGCATACTGTAAATGCCTGCGGGATCACAATCTGGATGTTGAAGAATACGTCCTATTTCTTTGTCTTTTGCTTTGGTAGCTTTGTCCACTAACAAAATTGCTGAGACTTCAATATTCCGTTCTGCGGTTGATAATAAGGTATCATCGTAACTTTTTACTTTTACTTTATCTACATAATAGGTTTTGCCCATATATTCAAAAGGCATATTGGTTGGAGATGGTCCAGACATAAAGAAGTGCGTGATCCAAATATTTACCGTAGCACTAGTGATGCCTAAGTCGTCTAAATCAGACATAGGCGCATCCCTATTGGCGCTGTAACCGCCAAGACCTTTTTTTGTGGACGGCTTTAGAAAATTATGAGTGTATTTTGGCACGATAGAATCGGCGTAACGTGAACCCGAGGCTAATTGATAGTTGTTGTCTTTTTGTGTGACAATAACCCATTTTGACAAAGCCCGATCCTGATTAAAACCATGCCTTTTTATGGTACGGTCTATATTCATTTCAAAGAATTTTCCAACCGTTTTAATCGGTGCGATGAATTCAAAGGCTTTAAGTTCGGTCACATTTTCGTAGGGGCTGACTTCAGCCAAGTAGTAATTATCATTCGTAGAGACTGTTCCTTTTATTTGAATTTCCTTGTCGGTAGCCAAAACATATTCGACTTTATTTTGGAAGTTTGTTGACAGATAATCTTTTAAATGTTTCTCAAGAATAGCTTCTTCCTCTTTTTTGGCCTGTTTGTTGACTTCAATTTCCTTTTCTCTAATAGTCAATGCCCTAATCTGAAGATTTTTAATTTGAATTTTTAAATCGGGAGCATTGCCAAAATCCAAACGAATTACATCGTTCATTTCTCCCCAGTTTTCAAGAGCATCGGAAATAGCTACTTTAAATTCTACCCAACCTTCCGTTGAACCCACATCACCTATTCTTTTTGAGCTAATTTCTTTTTCTGAACGAAGAAAATGAAGTTTGATAAAATCAACACCTGTTGGACAGAAATATTCAAAACTCAGTTGTGTGCTGGGTTTAGAGGTTTTTGAAACTAATGGTGTTGTCAAAACATACGGATTTTTACCTGTTGTTGTGATATCGTAAATTTCGTTTTCTTGAAATGCTATCTTAATATCATTGGTTTTATCTAGGTCAATAGATAACTGAACCGAAGCATTTTGAGCAATTGCAAAACAAGGGAGAACGAATAAAATACTAAGTAGTTTTTTCATAAACGGAATCTTGAATGATTCCTAAAACTACTTTAGCAATTTTAAATAACTGTCCTGTGGTATGCTGATGAGGTTGTTTAGTGAAGTATCTTATATGGAGTTTCTGTCAATAAAATTAAAAGGGACTTTAAATTTTCCTTTCTTCTTGTCTAAAATCATTTGAGCCGCTGATGCTCCCATCACCTTGAAATCTGTAGACATAACCGTTATGCCCAAAAGTTCTTTCAACGGCGTATCATTATAAGAAATGACACCAATATCTTTGCCCATAATATATTCATCATCTCTAATTTGCTTCACTAAATTAACCAAGTCAGATTCTTCTATTGTGATAAATAAGTCACCTTTTTTAAGGATCATCTCATCATAAACCTCACTCAAGATTTCAAAATTTAAATTGAATTCCACACAAAATTTTCTAAAACCGTGTAAAATACGTCTAGGAAAAGGATAAACGGCTTTATCTGGATATATCAAAATTAATTTTTGATAGGTTGAAATTTTGGTGAGGCCTTTTTTTAAAGCGTTATAGATGTCATTTTCAAAATCTTGATAAATCTCAACAATTTCACCATCCATATTGAGTTTAATATTATCGAGGATGACTAATTTTTGCTTAGGTATTTTCTTTATTGCGTTTACAACGGGCTCGGTAAAACTGATATGCTTTAAATCTTCTGTTTTAAAATGGGGCATAATCACGTAATAATCATACGTCGATTTATGCTTTTCCATCAAATTCAAAAAAAGTGATTCGTCGCAATGGTAAATGTGTAGATCCGTATGGGCATTAGTCCCTATGGCATTGATAAAAGAATTATAGGTTTGTAATTTATAGGAACTCAATTTATTTACAAGAAATAAAATGTTGATTTTAGACAAGAGTTGAGTCCTATTAATGTAATAACCTTTACCTCTAATGGAGGTGATGATTTTTCGTTCCTTTAAAATATTATAGGCTTTTTCTACTGTATCTCTCGATAAATAAAATTCTTCACTAAATCTATTAATTGATGGAATCTTTTGATCCATTTTTAAATTTCCAAGAGAAACATTATAGATCATTGAATCCACAATTTGCCTGTATTTAGGGATTCTTGAGTTTTCGTCAATTTTAATGAATTTGAATATGTCCATTGGGTAAATTCTTTAGTAGATTTATTATAAGTTAGACAACAAAGTAAATAGATTTTTGAGAAAATATCATTTTAATTACAATTATATTTAGATTAGTTAAAATAAAATTATCAAGATTTAGCGGTACAGTACAGGATAGAAACACAACTTTACTATTTTACTTTAGCAGCAATAATATAATATTTTAAGATTTATAATATGAGTGGTTCTCTGAAACAATTTAAATATGTCGATTATCTTTGGGATGAAAAAAAAGCGGCAGAATTAGGTGACGACCAAGTTGCTTTATTTTTATACCGATCAAATATTCTCGGAGCAGATTTAAGAATAACTAATTATGGTGGAGGAAACACAAGCTGCAGAA
The sequence above is drawn from the Cellulophaga sp. Hel_I_12 genome and encodes:
- a CDS encoding sulfatase — its product is MRNIGSIVLITLLLFSCNKIEKKEKRPPNILFILADDMGWADLPNYGNQFNEAPHIEALAKQGMQFSNAYAANPVCSPSRASIQTGQYPARIGLNDFLPGHWRSFEKLTVPSNKTQFLPLSYETIGEVLQSAGYKTGYFGKWHLGHTEKHHPKNQGYDESVVYNGGGFFDYNNLMSPKTDFPPGKILSEALTDLSIDFINKNKAQPFFLFLAHYDVHVQLDAQSELIDKYLKKPKPIDYPSNAIYAAMVENVDTSVGRILKTLSELDLEDDTVVVFFSDNGGLVTRYDKIPLIAKEKLHYYEKDTLQYIASSNKPLRAEKGTLFEGGIREPLIVKWPKKIKAASTSDALVSSIDFFPTFIELAKTNLPKNQLIDGQSIVNTLLNKENHTERTLYWHYPVYHHATPASAIRQGDWKLIYFYEDDHEELFNLKVDIGETNDVAKNHPEKKEDLLRSLKNWIKDTEALIPIQNPDFNPEKREVWTRHPNFDDMLKGTITTNTN
- a CDS encoding DUF5722 domain-containing protein, whose protein sequence is MKKLLSILFVLPCFAIAQNASVQLSIDLDKTNDIKIAFQENEIYDITTTGKNPYVLTTPLVSKTSKPSTQLSFEYFCPTGVDFIKLHFLRSEKEISSKRIGDVGSTEGWVEFKVAISDALENWGEMNDVIRLDFGNAPDLKIQIKNLQIRALTIREKEIEVNKQAKKEEEAILEKHLKDYLSTNFQNKVEYVLATDKEIQIKGTVSTNDNYYLAEVSPYENVTELKAFEFIAPIKTVGKFFEMNIDRTIKRHGFNQDRALSKWVIVTQKDNNYQLASGSRYADSIVPKYTHNFLKPSTKKGLGGYSANRDAPMSDLDDLGITSATVNIWITHFFMSGPSPTNMPFEYMGKTYYVDKVKVKSYDDTLLSTAERNIEVSAILLVDKATKAKDKEIGRILQHPDCDPAGIYSMPNFTTPEGVQYYSAVLDFLANRYSRPDKKYGTINHYIIHNEVDAGWVWTNAGDKTALVFMDLYHKSMRMSHNIARKYNSNSKVFISLTHYWNWTSNPHFYHSKELLEQLLQFSKTEGDFEWAIAQHPYPESLREPKTWLDKKVSFDFDTQLITFKNTEVLDAWVKQPEVLFKGKTKRIVYLSENGTNSPTYSEQDLKEQAAGMAYALKKIKYLDGIDGFQYHNWQDNRREGGLRIGLRRFPDDEDQPGAIKPVWNVYQAFGTDQEDEVFDPYKKMIGIENWDEIRQKVDTGKKKSKP
- a CDS encoding GntR family transcriptional regulator translates to MDIFKFIKIDENSRIPKYRQIVDSMIYNVSLGNLKMDQKIPSINRFSEEFYLSRDTVEKAYNILKERKIITSIRGKGYYINRTQLLSKINILFLVNKLSSYKLQTYNSFINAIGTNAHTDLHIYHCDESLFLNLMEKHKSTYDYYVIMPHFKTEDLKHISFTEPVVNAIKKIPKQKLVILDNIKLNMDGEIVEIYQDFENDIYNALKKGLTKISTYQKLILIYPDKAVYPFPRRILHGFRKFCVEFNLNFEILSEVYDEMILKKGDLFITIEESDLVNLVKQIRDDEYIMGKDIGVISYNDTPLKELLGITVMSTDFKVMGASAAQMILDKKKGKFKVPFNFIDRNSI